Sequence from the Primulina huaijiensis isolate GDHJ02 chromosome 16, ASM1229523v2, whole genome shotgun sequence genome:
GAAGTGACGATGAATGTGATATTGATGACTTTGTGAGAACtttcattttgttcattttcaaCTGCATAATATTTCCCACGAGCAATTATATCACTCCTAGATTTATATTTCCTTATCTCGATGATCTtacgatattttttaaatatgcttGGAGAGATGATGCCTTCCGATTTTTATATCGAGAAATATGTCAGATCGGGAAAAAAACTTTATGTTGATGGATGCACGGTTGGATTGATGGTGAGTATTCAGCTTTACTATTTATTATCTTAGtatttgtcattaatttttattttattttttgtttttggctTGGTTATATGAGACAGTCCTAGTTTTAGGAGTAAGGCGTGGTTTAAATGTTTACCCTCGGTTGTTTTGTTGGGGGAAAAGCAAGATCCCACTAAATGCAGCTGGCACTGAAACATTGTTGAAACGCATAGATTCAACTCAGGtacttataattattttagtttatttatCTAGTTGTGCAAAATTAATGTTTAGTTGATTGACggttgtatttatttttatttgtgaataGGTTCTGTCGATACATCCATTTTGTGAGGAGGAGAAGTTGTTAGTGGACATGAATCTTGTTTTAAACCAAGAAACAAATAGATCTGAAGTAAAACGTTTTGAGAAACTTGTCATGAAACAAATGAATGATTTAAAGATACTGAGAAAGAGATGTGCTTAATTAGAGGGTGAAAAGGTTCGACGTAGAATGAAGGGAAAAAGGTCTGTGGCGGATAAACGTGACAATGTTGTTGAATCTGAGGAAAAGATTGATAAAACAGAAGAGAAGATGACTTTTGAGTCACCACATGATGGTGATTTTGTTGACGTAGTGGTAAATGCAGTTGTTTCTGATTTGgctaaagaaaagaaagaggTAGATGAATCTCATTCTTTGAATGAGACGGTTGATGAGAGCATTGGTGGTAGTTTTGTTGCTACTTCTGAAGTGGAGAAGAAAACTATTTCTCAATCTTCAATTGCGGATCATGTGAGGGCTAGGGATGATCGTGTGACTCCACCTAGCTCAACACCAAGACGTAAGAGAAAGGTGACAAAACAGGTAAATGAAGTGTCAATTATTTCCAAATCGATTGTAttaagtttaatttattttttctgttttttagTACTATTGTTGTTATTGATGTTTGGATTTTCTGTTATATTGCTGAATATATCGCCGCTTTTGGACAGGAAGTTATAGACGTTGAGAAGAAAGACAATACTCCTGGCAAGGTTGCCATGGATGAGTTTCAAGTTAGATCAGATTTCTGTGGACATGAAGAAGCTGATGATGAAGAGAGAAAATTGGTGACAAAATTTCTTGCTAGAAAAGAATTGGAGTACGTTGATCTTCCGTATGTTTCTTCTTCTTATTTTCGTAATAATGTgtcctaatttttttaatgaaattgaaTTTTCTATTTTGTAGTGTTGTCGTTTGGCAAGATACGGTTATGAGTTTAAGTGGACCGATATTATGTCATTTCCTTTTTGGTGATCCTGTTGAGGCTGAGATAATTAATGTTTACATGAGAATTATGCAAAAGCAAAGTTTGCAGCATGGATTTGAGATTTATTGCATGGACACAATGGTGCAGGTTCGTAGCAGTCCGAGTTTTgcgttttttttgttttcgtttTACTATATTAAGATAAATGAGTATATATGTTCTTGAATGTGTAGAAAGAAGTCCTTACGAAATTTGAACAACATGGGAAAAGATCGATGGTACATCGGGATGATTATGGAGCTTTTCTTTCACTGATGACATCTTTCACGATGGCTAGACTGCAGGAACTGACTGGAGAATTATTTAGAAGATGCAGATACATCATTTTCCCTATGAATGACATGTGGCATTGGTTTTTGTTGGTTTACAAAAGAGATGAATGGATATTTAAACTGTGGAACTCCATGCATGATCCATTCTCAGTTGGGAAAGCCAAAGTTTATGTAAGTTTACTTTGAAATGTTCAAAGATTATGTAAATACAAATTAAGATTAAATTTTGAAAGTATTGTTTGTTGCAGACAAAGTTTTTGGCTGGTTCCATACGTCACTTATGGGGATTCGACCTTGTAAGTGAGCCAGTGTTAAGAAAACCTTGTCGTCAACAAGGTGCAACCCTCGATTGTGGCGTctatgcatgcatgtggttggAGTGTCTAGCCCGTGACACAGATGAGATTTGGAGCTATGCACAGGATGTGAAGATGGACACTTATCGAGCATGTTTGGCAGCCACAATATTATCTGATGAAAATGGATTGTTGAAAAACAAGTTTGAGTAATTAATTACTCCTCACTATTCTGATGGTTAAGAAGTTACAGTAGTACTGGAGTTTGAACATTTCAAGTCTATATTTAATTGTTGGTTTAAATTATGTAATGAAGACACACCAATTGATTATTATCGTGTTTGTGTTAGCTGTTACGCACTTCAATATCTATTtctgttaaaatttatttgtttttgggaAAGTTTGGTGTATCATTTGTTCACTTTTCAGAGTTTGGTTTACGTGGTGTTTTAAATGGTACATATCAATTTAGAAGAGAAAATTGAGTACAAAAATTGCTTTATTGGGTATATTATGTGTAACTATGAGTACAAATGTTAAATAATCGAGTATATCTAACTAATCTAATATTTAGTCATACATTAGTAAACACACAATAGTATTTAACTAATCTAGGACAATGTACACACAAATTGAGCACAATATACACATGAATTGAttacaatgtacatatatattgaGTACAATGTACGCTTAAATTGAGTACAATGAACACATGAATCGAGTACAATGACTTGTCAATCCAGCACAACGTAGAGTAGTTCATCTATTCATGCTAGGATCACCAAGTCATTATCCGATGAAGTTGTTATTATGTAAATTTTGAAGACCATAAGATGTCTGATTgagtatatatattaaataatatagcaCAATTCACAATAAATCGGGTATACATGTGTTAAAATCAGGTATACATGTACATAAATCGAGTACTCAGATTGAATAtgtataaaattcatgaaatttacATATAACATGAATTTTAGTACTCGATTAATGTACATGTATACCCGATTTTAACACATGTATACCCGATTTATTGTGTAATGTACCTCATAACATATGATATGTACTTTCATCAAAATATAGATGAATATGTTGGATTTACCTTGAAAATAACCTATGTCCACCCGGAAAACACAGCAAGAAGAGAAGTGATCTTGTACGCTTTAGAAGTTGTTGTACAACACATCAAGTGATGGTACTATAAAATGATATACATCCTTCTACTTTACTTGGTGAAGTATTGTATCTCATATGCATTCGTTATTATGTAAATTTCGAAGACCATAAGATGTCTGATTgagtatatatattaaataatagagCACAATTCACAATAAATCAggtataaatgttttaaaatcagGTATACATGTACATAAATCGAGTACTCAAATTGAAGAtgtataaaattcatgaaatttacATATAACATGAATTTTAGTACTCGATTAATGTACATGTATATCTGATTTTAACACATGTATATCCGATTTATTGTGTAATGTACCTCATAACATATGATATGTACTTTCatcaaaatataaatgaatatGTTGGATTTATCTTGAAAATAACCTATGTCCACCCGGAAAATACAGCAAGAAGAGAAGTGATCTTGTACGCTTTAGAAGTTCTTGTACAACACATCAAGTGATGGTATTATAAAATGATATCCATCCTTCTACTTTAATTGGTGAAGTATTGTAACTCATATGTATTCGTTATTATGTCAATTTCGAAGACCATAAGATGTCTGATtaagtatatatattaaataatagagCACAATTCACAATAAATCGGGTATACATGTGTTAAAATCAGGTATACATGTACATAAATCGAGTACTCAAATTGAAGAtgtataaaattcatgaaattgacATATAACATGAATTTTAGTACTAGATTAATGTACATGTATACCTGATTTTAACACATGTATACCCGATTTATTGTGTAATGTACCTCATAACGTATGATATGTACTTTCATCAAAATATAGATGAATATGTTGGATTTACCTTGAAAATAACCTATGTCCACCGGAAAAACATAGCAAGAAGAGAAGTGATCTTTGTACGCTTTAGAAGTTCTCGTACAACACATCAAGTGATGGTACTATAAAATGATATTCATCCTTCTACTTTACTTGGTGAAGTATTGTATCTCATATGTATTCGTTATTATGTCAATTTCGAAGACCATAAGATATCTGATTgagtatatatattaaataatagagCACAATTCACAATAAATCGGGTATACATGTGTTAAAATCAGGTATACATGTACATAAATCGAGTTCTCAATCGGATAATGACTTGGTGATCCTAGGCAATAAGAGATGAACTACTATACGTTGTGCTGGATTGAGAAGTCATTGTACTCAATTCATGTGACGTTGTACTCAATTTATGGGTACACTATACTCAATACATATGTACATTGTAATCAACTCATGCGTATATTGTACTCAATACATGCGTCTGTTGTACTCAAATCAACGTATAAATTGTTCTCGATTGTTTAACTTATATACTCAATTAGAAATTTTACGTACCTTGAAATTGACAACACATCAACTCTggcgaatattttattttgatttatcaaTGGAAACAATATTGTACTCAATAAACTGTTAAATTATCTTGGATTATGTAACTTTTATACTCAATCGGGCATTTTATGtactttgaaattaaaaaattacaagaaCTTCATCGGATAATGACTTGGTGATCTTAGGCATGAATAGATGAACTACTCTACGATGTGCTGGATTGACAAGTCATTGTACTCAATTCATATGTACAGTGTTATCGATTCTTTAACGTATATACTCAATCTGACAATTTATGTACCTTGAAATTGACACACTACAATTTCGAGCGAAAATATATCTTTTTCTCTAGCTCAAAATATACtcgattatttaatatttgtacTCCAATTTATACATAGTATACACAAGAAAGTAAATTTTGTACTCAAATCTCTGTTTATATTAATGTATGActaaatattacattaattaaataaagtttgaatAGTAAACAACTTCCAATTTGGACATGTATTTTGTATTTCCGGTATAATATGAGTACAGTTTTCTCGTGCACAAAATATacctaattatttaatatttgtacTCATATTTGCACATAATATACCAAATTAAGCAATTTTTGTATTCAAATATCTGTTCAAAATTGATATGTACCATTTGAAACACCCCTTAAACCAAACATTAAAAAATGAACAAATGAAACACCAAACCTTCcagaaacaaataaaaataaatagaaatacaTATTTAAGTGCTTAACACCTAACACAAACAAAACAATAAATTCTCTAACttaaaagattaaaataaacaacaaccTAAAGCCCAAGTTTTTTCTCAGAGAGCATATAAGAATACAAGACATCAACAAGCACTAAAACAACATGACAGTAAGGCAAACCAAACCAACTCTTTcccaacattttcaaaaacaaaacaatcaCATAATTCGTAAACCACCAATGCTTCCACTCGAACGCGTACGACTTCTCACCGGTATCAACATACTTGATTCCCCTTCCAGCACTCTCTTTTTCctgttaaaatttcaaaaaatatttcaggTGTCAATCATAAACAAAAATACTGAATATTGAAAGATACTAACAGTAAGATAGTtagtaataataaaaacattgaAACACCATTTTCATGAAACAATAACAGCTAGTTTATAGCTTCTTTGCAGCTACGTCTGTTATGTCCTCCCTTATGACAACGACTACGCTTTGACACACGTGATTCGATTTGCGATGGTATCCTCTTGGTTTTCCTACGACCAGGCTGACTCCTCACATGAAGAGCATTGATTACATTTCCATCATCTAGATAAGACTCATTAATGTCAAACGTTGGGATGAGATTAATAATTCCTCTGTACGTTTGGCGGTACATTTCAATTTTGAAATACTTGTCGCAAAAATCATAAAACGACATCGACTTCGACTCAATAGGGGCGCAAGCATTCTTGCAAGGAAGCTTGTTGATTTGCCAATATCTACATGAACAGGTCATGGCTATCAAGTCAATAGCAAATGATTTTTCACCATCGACTACTTCAAACCTCCAATTACAAGACCGGTGCACTCTCAATTTCCGGGATTCCACACATACACTACCAAtagctttctttttttttggacTTAATTCTTTAACCATCATAGCTGTTGATTCACGTCGTTGGTGCATCATGTTCATGATCTGCACTCGTATATGGTCCACCATACCCACTATAGGGAGATAACGAGCTGCTTTAACCCAATTATTCCAACATTCGGCGATGTTATTAATTATAACACCCCATCTATTGTCAAGAAACAATGCATTTGCCCAACTTTGTGgttcaaaatttacaataaaatccctagcaaGTGGCATGGACTCCaagatattttttatatgttgttcATGCTCCTGCAAAGATGGAGCATAAGCAGCTTTTTTGAATACCGAAGACCAATGCTTTTTGTTATG
This genomic interval carries:
- the LOC140960960 gene encoding uncharacterized protein, with protein sequence MTFESPHDGDFVDVVVNAVVSDLAKEKKEVDESHSLNETVDESIGGSFVATSEVEKKTISQSSIADHVRARDDRVTPPSSTPRRKRKVTKQEVIDVEKKDNTPGKVAMDEFQVRSDFCGHEEADDEERKLVTKFLARKELDVVVWQDTVMSLSGPILCHFLFGDPVEAEIINVYMRIMQKQSLQHGFEIYCMDTMVQKEVLTKFEQHGKRSMVHRDDYGAFLSLMTSFTMARLQELTGELFRRCRYIIFPMNDMWHWFLLVYKRDEWIFKLWNSMHDPFSVGKAKVYTKFLAGSIRHLWGFDLVSEPVLRKPCRQQGATLDCGVYACMWLECLARDTDEIWSYAQDVKMDTYRACLAATILSDENGLLKNKFE